CGGAGGAGTGCGCTCATTGGTGGGGTGGGCCGTGATGCCCTGTTGATTGCGCAGCACCTGAAAGAGCACCTCAAGAAACACCTGACGCCATCCGGTGCTGTTTGACCATCAGGGCACCCTCCATTCCCAACCGCCAAGGTGAAACATGCCAGACCTGCCCAAAGTGTTGGTGATCGAAGATGAAAAAGACACCGCCCGCTTCATCGAACTTGAACTGCAAGCCGAAGGCTACCACACCCACATTGCCCTGGATGGCCTCACCGGCCTCGCCCACTTTCGGGAGCATCAACCCGACCTGGTGATCCTTGACCTGATGCTTCCTGTGCTTGGAGGCCTGGACGTCACCCGCCGCATCCGCAAAACCAGCAACACCCCCATCCTGGTGCTCAGTGCAAAAGATGCCTTGCAAGACAAAATTGACAGCCTGGATGCTGGTGCGAACGACCACCTCAGCAAACCTTTCTCCATCGAAGAGTTGCTGGCACGGGTGCGCGCCCATCTGCGCCGGACGAACCCCACTTTGAATGGAGAGCTGCGCATTGCTGACCTGGTCATCGATTTGCACGGCCGGGAGGTTTTCAGGGCAGGGCGTCGGATTGAATTGACCAGCAAGGAATTTGAACTCCTTGAATTCCTCAGCCGTCACCCGGCACGGGTGCTCTCGCGGTATGAACTGGAAGAACAACTTTGGCCAGGGTACGTCGGTGGCAGCAACGTGGTGGATGTGTCCATCGGGTGCTTGCGGCGCAAACTGGAAAGGGAGGGAGAACGCCGCCTGATCCACACCATCCGCAGCGTTGGCTATGTCCTGCGTGATGACCGTTGAAAGGCCCTCCTGGGGTTCTGCTGGACGGCCCAGGAAACACACCCATTCCCACAGGGACTTTCTCTCCACCCGCATTCGACCCTGACAGCAAGTTTTTGCTTCGCCACCCTTGAGGTGCTGACCTTGCAGCGGTAGACCTGCAAGGTGGGGTGACCGTGGCGCAGCGTGGTGGGGTGACGGGATGTGCTCCCGGGTGTCCAGGGTCTTGCAACGCTTCTGTAGGGGGGTGTCCCCGTCAAATGGTGGGCAAAGTAGCCCTGGGCGTTCCGTATGTCTGGGTGGAACAAATCTCCCAGGAGGCCGTCGCCACCGGTGGCTGGATGGGATCGCCCGCACCTTTTTGGGCCTGGAGCTGGAGCCCTTGAGAGGAGGTGGTGGCCCTGGGCAGGGCCACTGACGTCCAGCAGGGCCGTGCCTCTGAAATCAACAACGATCTGATTGCCTTGCACGGTTGACAGGAACGAAGCTTCACCCTGCAGGGAAAGGGTTTGCTTTTGACTCAACCAACCCCCATTCGTGTCTGTCCTGGCTTTCCAGGCACACGTTCCCAGGGGTGACATGGGTCGATGAGGCCCACCCTGTTGGTGGCCCGCAGATGGTGTGCTATGAGGGTGTTGGTCGGATGGGCGAGCAGCGAGGGTGGCAGCAACTGGAGAGGCGGCATGTGGGCATGATCTTTGAAAATCGGCTGAACCCTCAGGTCTTGCTGCTGGTTGCGGAACGCAAGTCAACGCAGCTCCGGGTGAGGCTCAAGTCCCTGTGCTGAAGACCGCCAGCAGCACAGCCGCGTTTGCGCTGGGCGGGATGTCATGAGTGGGGGCAGGGTTCAGCCTGACAAGGGCTGTAGGGTGGGGCAGGTCGGGTGAGGGGCGTGCCCTCGATTCACATTGTACCCAAATCGACTTGTTACATGAATGAATGTTCATATATTATGGGGTCATGACCGAAGCCCGAAAGAACACCCTCACCTACTTCGTCGACGAAATGGACTGCGCAAGCTGCGTCAAAAAAGTCGAAGCCGCCACCGCCCGGCTCCCCGGCGCACAGGTGAAACGCACCAACTTCACCACCCAGATCCTGGAAGTCGAACTCGACGAACAGCAGACCCCCCGAAAGACCCTCGAACAAAACCTGCAATCCCTCGGCTACAAACCCAACCTCAGGGAAGAAAACGGCCAGGCCCCCCACAACCACGCCGGCCACGAAGCCGGACACAGCCACACCCATGAGCACGAAAGTGGCCCCTGGTACAACACTGGACAGGGCAAACTGGTGTGGCAAACCGGCCTCCTCTTGCTGATCGCCTACGGACTGGGTTTCCTCTACCCCCAGTACGCTGGCGGGTTTTACATCCTGGCCACGGTGCTCGGGGTGTGGCCCCTGATCAAAAAAGCCTATGCCTCTGCACGCCTCGGGGACCCCTTCAGCATCAACATGCTCGTCAGTGTGGCCTCCATCGGAGCCCTGCTGATTGGAGAAGCCGCTGAAGCCGCCGTGGTGGTGTTCTTCTTCGCCATTGGAGAGCTCCTGGAAGGGGTGGCCGCTGGCCGGGCCAGAAGCAGCATCAAAGCCCTCGCGGCACTGGCCCCCAAGACCGCAACCCTGATGGAAAACGGGGTGCCCAGGGACATTCCTGCTGAAGCTCTGCAGGTCGGACAGACGGTCAGGGTGGCCCCAGGAGGAAGGATCCCTGCAGACGGCACAATCCTTGAAGGCCAGAGCAGCATCGATGACTCGCCGGTGACCGGAGAGAGCGTGCCGGTGAACAAAGGACCTGGAAGCACCGTGTTTGCTGGCTCCATCAACACCGAAAACGTGATCACACTAAAGGTGGAGAAAGCCGCAAAGGACAACACCATCGCCCGCATCATCAAAATGGTCGAGGAAGCCGAAGAAAGCAAAGCCCCCACCTCCCGCTTCATTGACCGCTTCAGCCGCAAGTACACCCCCTTTGTGGTGCTGGCCAGCCTGCTCACCGTGCTGGTCCCCCCCCTGCTGTTCGGGGGCCAGTGGACGGAGTGGCTCTACAAGGGGATTTCGCTGCTCCTCATTGGTTGCCCCTGCGCCCTGGTGCTCTCCACCCCCGCAGCCATCACCTCCGGGATTGCCAGTGGGGCCAGACGGGGCCTCCTCATCAAAGGCGGAGCAGCCCTGGAAAGCCTGGGCACCCTGAAAACCATTGCCTTTGACAAGACCGGCACCCTCACCGAAAACAAACCCCGGGTCACGGATGTGGTCACCCTGGAAGGCACCGAAACACAGGCCCTCGAGATCGCTGCTGCTGTGGAATCCGGGTCCCACCACCCGCTCGCCAAAGCCATTGTGGAGAAAGCTGGAACGGCCAGCCTTCCACCCGTCACCGAAGCAAAAGCCCTCTCTGGAAAAGGGGTGAGTGCCGTGATTCAGGGGGTCACCCACCTGGTGGCTTCCCCCAAACATGCCCAGACCCTCACCGACCTCTCAAAACACCAGCACACCATTGAGGGGCTTGAGCAACAAGGAAAAACCGTGGTGGTGGTCCTGAAGGACACCACGGCGCTGGCGCTGATCGCCATCCGTGACGAAGCCAGAAAAGACGCCAAAGAGGCCATCTCTGAACTGAAAGACCTCGGGGTGGGTGCCGTGATGCTCACCGGGGACAACCGAAGGACCGGACAGGCCATTGCCAGTTCA
This sequence is a window from Deinococcus cellulosilyticus NBRC 106333 = KACC 11606. Protein-coding genes within it:
- a CDS encoding response regulator transcription factor, giving the protein MPDLPKVLVIEDEKDTARFIELELQAEGYHTHIALDGLTGLAHFREHQPDLVILDLMLPVLGGLDVTRRIRKTSNTPILVLSAKDALQDKIDSLDAGANDHLSKPFSIEELLARVRAHLRRTNPTLNGELRIADLVIDLHGREVFRAGRRIELTSKEFELLEFLSRHPARVLSRYELEEQLWPGYVGGSNVVDVSIGCLRRKLEREGERRLIHTIRSVGYVLRDDR
- a CDS encoding heavy metal translocating P-type ATPase, yielding MTEARKNTLTYFVDEMDCASCVKKVEAATARLPGAQVKRTNFTTQILEVELDEQQTPRKTLEQNLQSLGYKPNLREENGQAPHNHAGHEAGHSHTHEHESGPWYNTGQGKLVWQTGLLLLIAYGLGFLYPQYAGGFYILATVLGVWPLIKKAYASARLGDPFSINMLVSVASIGALLIGEAAEAAVVVFFFAIGELLEGVAAGRARSSIKALAALAPKTATLMENGVPRDIPAEALQVGQTVRVAPGGRIPADGTILEGQSSIDDSPVTGESVPVNKGPGSTVFAGSINTENVITLKVEKAAKDNTIARIIKMVEEAEESKAPTSRFIDRFSRKYTPFVVLASLLTVLVPPLLFGGQWTEWLYKGISLLLIGCPCALVLSTPAAITSGIASGARRGLLIKGGAALESLGTLKTIAFDKTGTLTENKPRVTDVVTLEGTETQALEIAAAVESGSHHPLAKAIVEKAGTASLPPVTEAKALSGKGVSAVIQGVTHLVASPKHAQTLTDLSKHQHTIEGLEQQGKTVVVVLKDTTALALIAIRDEARKDAKEAISELKDLGVGAVMLTGDNRRTGQAIASSLGMDVQAELLPEDKLRIIRDMKARGGIGMVGDGINDAPALAESTVGIAMGGGTDVALETADAALLRSNARDVPALIRLSRRTMGNIKQNIIFALGLKLIFLVTTLLGYTSLWMAILADTGATMIVTANALRLLRK